A window from Leptothermofonsia sichuanensis E412 encodes these proteins:
- the lipA gene encoding lipoyl synthase — protein sequence MSPETNFSPISSNSSRLRAEIESMPEWLRRPVGKASELSGVQRIIKQRQIHTICEEGRCPNRSECYAQGTATFLLMGPTCTRACAFCQVDKGHAPMPLDPKEPEKIAESVKLLGLRYVVLTSVARDDLPDGGAGWFAQTIAQIRQVNPGTRVEVLTPDFWGGSNRDRSLEDLQRQRIETVVSMQPACYNHNIETVQRLQNPVRRGAKYGRSLRVLEIVKELDPSIPTKSGLMLGHGETEVEVIEAMADLRAVGCDRLTIGQYMRPSLDHLPVQKYWTPAEFDHLGAIARKMGFSHVRSGPLVRSSYHAGEE from the coding sequence ATGTCCCCAGAAACGAATTTCTCTCCAATTTCTTCAAATTCTTCCCGTCTTAGAGCGGAAATTGAGAGTATGCCTGAATGGTTGCGTCGCCCAGTAGGGAAAGCCAGTGAATTATCTGGTGTGCAGCGTATTATTAAACAGCGTCAGATTCACACGATTTGTGAGGAAGGGCGCTGTCCCAACCGGAGTGAGTGCTATGCCCAGGGGACTGCTACTTTCTTGCTGATGGGACCAACCTGCACCCGCGCCTGTGCCTTCTGCCAGGTTGATAAGGGGCATGCGCCCATGCCGCTTGACCCTAAAGAACCTGAGAAAATTGCTGAATCCGTAAAACTGCTGGGGTTGCGCTATGTGGTGTTAACGTCCGTTGCCCGGGATGACTTACCCGACGGCGGAGCAGGCTGGTTTGCCCAGACGATCGCCCAGATCCGCCAGGTTAACCCTGGCACCAGGGTAGAAGTGCTGACTCCGGATTTCTGGGGCGGGAGCAATCGGGATCGATCGCTGGAGGATCTGCAACGGCAACGAATTGAAACCGTGGTATCGATGCAGCCCGCCTGTTACAACCACAACATTGAAACGGTTCAGCGATTACAGAATCCTGTACGACGGGGAGCAAAGTATGGGAGATCGCTGCGGGTTCTGGAAATAGTCAAAGAGCTGGACCCATCGATTCCCACTAAATCTGGGCTGATGCTGGGACATGGAGAGACTGAGGTTGAGGTGATTGAAGCAATGGCAGACCTGCGAGCGGTTGGATGCGATCGCCTGACCATTGGACAATACATGCGCCCCTCTCTGGATCATCTCCCCGTCCAGAAATACTGGACCCCTGCCGAGTTTGACCATCTGGGAGCGATCGCCCGCAAGATGGGCTTTTCCCATGTTCGCTCTGGTCCCCTGGTAAGAAGTTCTTACCATGCTGGGGAGGAGTGA
- a CDS encoding response regulator: MASHKILVIDDSNVIRNMVRDMLPKGNFEVLEAKDGVQGLNLIRQERPNLIMLDFLLPRMSGWEVFQQIQASQELQTIPLVLMSGRKEEVTEKLQEPFEFFEFVQKPFDQKELIDAIKTAMAKAKRRPVAAVASPAGAAAPNGDIQALNEKIARMQAEIDGLKKQMAQILAFIKQKLK, encoded by the coding sequence GTGGCAAGTCACAAGATCCTGGTCATCGATGACAGCAACGTCATCCGGAATATGGTTCGCGATATGCTGCCGAAGGGCAATTTTGAGGTTCTGGAAGCCAAAGATGGCGTCCAGGGTCTGAATTTGATCAGACAGGAGCGCCCAAACCTGATTATGCTTGATTTTCTGCTGCCCCGGATGAGCGGCTGGGAGGTTTTCCAGCAAATCCAGGCAAGCCAGGAACTTCAAACTATTCCGCTGGTACTGATGTCGGGTCGGAAAGAAGAAGTAACCGAGAAGCTTCAGGAGCCGTTTGAATTTTTTGAATTCGTTCAGAAGCCGTTTGATCAAAAGGAACTGATTGACGCCATTAAGACGGCAATGGCAAAAGCAAAACGCCGTCCTGTGGCTGCGGTTGCTTCGCCTGCTGGGGCGGCTGCACCCAATGGAGATATCCAGGCATTGAATGAAAAAATTGCCCGGATGCAGGCTGAGATTGATGGGCTGAAGAAGCAAATGGCTCAGATTCTGGCATTTATCAAACAGAAGCTGAAGTAG
- the recR gene encoding recombination mediator RecR: MTTVYTRPLARLIEQLQHLPGIGPKSAQRLALHILKRPEDEVKALAIALVEAKQQVGYCSVCFHLSAEPVCEICRAPNRDSNLICVVADSRDVIALEKTREYRGKYHVLGGLISPMDGIGPEQLHIQPLVRRVSQQKTDEVIIAISPSVEGETTTLYVGHLLKPFTRVTRIAFGLPMGGDLEYADEVTLARALEGRRELD; this comes from the coding sequence ATGACAACGGTTTACACACGCCCCCTTGCTCGTTTAATCGAGCAACTTCAACATTTACCTGGCATTGGGCCCAAATCAGCCCAGCGGCTGGCACTGCATATCCTCAAGCGTCCAGAGGATGAGGTGAAAGCCCTGGCAATAGCCCTGGTGGAAGCAAAACAGCAAGTCGGTTACTGCTCTGTCTGTTTTCACCTGTCTGCTGAACCTGTGTGCGAGATTTGCCGTGCCCCTAACCGGGACAGCAACCTGATCTGTGTCGTCGCTGATTCAAGGGATGTCATTGCCCTGGAAAAAACCCGTGAGTACCGGGGAAAGTATCATGTCCTGGGGGGATTGATTTCGCCGATGGACGGCATTGGTCCAGAGCAGCTTCATATCCAACCCCTGGTGCGGCGAGTCAGCCAGCAAAAGACTGATGAAGTCATTATTGCCATCAGCCCCAGTGTTGAGGGCGAAACGACAACCCTGTACGTCGGCCATCTGCTGAAACCATTTACCCGCGTCACCCGCATTGCATTTGGGCTACCGATGGGGGGCGATCTGGAATATGCAGACGAAGTAACCCTTGCCAGAGCACTGGAGGGTCGGCGTGAGTTGGATTAA
- a CDS encoding histidine triad nucleotide-binding protein, whose amino-acid sequence MSETTDTIFGKIARKEIPADIVYEDNLAIAFRDINPQAPVHILVIPKQPIAKLADAESRDHALMGHLLLTAKRVAEQVGLTEGYRIVINNGRDGGQTVYHLHLHILGGRQMGWPPG is encoded by the coding sequence ATGAGCGAAACAACCGATACGATTTTTGGCAAAATTGCCCGCAAGGAAATCCCTGCCGACATTGTTTACGAAGATAATCTGGCGATCGCCTTCAGAGACATTAATCCTCAAGCGCCTGTCCATATTCTGGTTATTCCCAAGCAACCCATCGCCAAACTGGCCGATGCCGAGTCCAGGGATCATGCGCTCATGGGACACCTGCTATTGACGGCCAAACGAGTCGCAGAACAGGTAGGACTGACCGAAGGGTATCGCATCGTTATTAATAACGGACGTGACGGCGGACAAACCGTGTATCACCTCCATCTCCATATCCTGGGTGGACGGCAAATGGGATGGCCCCCAGGGTGA
- a CDS encoding SufS family cysteine desulfurase encodes MTFTQEKSLAAKVRADFPILHQQIHGHPLVYLDNAATSQKPIAVLNALQHYYEHDNANVHRGVHTLSSRATDAYEGARDKIAAFVNAASRQEIVYTRNASEAINLVAYSWGMANLQQGDEIILTVMEHHSNLIPWQLVAQRTGAVLKFVELTETEEFDLEHFKSLLSDKTKLVSVVHVSNTLGCINPVQEIGQLAHRYGAKVLIDACQSAPHMPLNVQEIDCDWLVASGHKMCGPTGVGFLYGKLELLRSMPPFLGGGEMIADVFLDHATYADLPQKFEAGTPAIAEAIALGAAIDYLTGIGMDKIHAYEQELTAYLFHQLEQIPEVRTCGPRPKADGSGRAALAAFTAGSTHPHDLSTILDQAGVAIRAGHHCTQPLHRYLGAQSTARASLYFYNTCDEIDRFIQALKEAIEFFGSIFG; translated from the coding sequence ATGACATTTACCCAAGAAAAATCCCTCGCTGCAAAAGTTCGTGCCGACTTTCCCATCCTGCATCAGCAGATTCATGGGCATCCTCTGGTGTATCTGGATAATGCAGCCACCTCGCAAAAGCCGATCGCCGTCCTCAATGCGCTTCAGCACTACTACGAACACGACAACGCCAATGTCCATCGAGGGGTGCATACCTTGAGTTCACGGGCAACGGATGCCTATGAGGGAGCACGGGACAAAATTGCAGCCTTTGTGAATGCAGCTTCCCGGCAGGAGATTGTGTATACCCGCAATGCCAGCGAGGCGATCAATCTGGTCGCCTATTCCTGGGGTATGGCTAACCTGCAACAGGGAGACGAAATCATCCTGACAGTGATGGAGCACCACAGTAACCTGATCCCCTGGCAATTGGTTGCGCAAAGGACGGGAGCAGTCTTAAAGTTCGTCGAACTGACAGAAACGGAAGAATTTGACCTGGAACACTTCAAGTCTCTGCTATCAGACAAAACAAAGCTGGTTTCTGTGGTGCATGTTTCCAATACACTGGGCTGCATTAATCCAGTCCAGGAAATTGGTCAACTAGCTCACCGTTATGGCGCAAAAGTCTTAATTGATGCCTGCCAGAGTGCGCCCCACATGCCGTTGAATGTGCAGGAAATCGATTGTGATTGGTTGGTGGCCTCTGGACATAAAATGTGTGGTCCTACAGGGGTGGGGTTCCTCTACGGCAAATTAGAACTGCTGCGTTCCATGCCGCCTTTCTTGGGGGGAGGTGAAATGATTGCCGATGTGTTTCTCGACCACGCCACCTATGCTGACCTGCCCCAGAAATTTGAGGCAGGCACTCCGGCTATTGCAGAGGCAATCGCCCTCGGTGCTGCCATTGATTACCTGACGGGCATTGGCATGGATAAGATTCACGCCTACGAACAGGAACTGACTGCCTACCTGTTCCACCAGCTTGAGCAAATTCCGGAGGTAAGAACCTGCGGTCCCAGGCCAAAAGCCGACGGCAGCGGACGGGCAGCTTTAGCGGCCTTTACCGCGGGGAGCACCCATCCCCATGACCTTTCCACCATCCTGGATCAGGCAGGGGTGGCAATTCGGGCAGGACACCACTGCACCCAACCTCTGCATCGTTACCTGGGGGCACAATCCACTGCACGGGCAAGTCTTTACTTCTACAACACCTGTGATGAGATCGATAGGTTTATTCAGGCATTGAAGGAAGCGATCGAGTTTTTTGGCAGCATCTTTGGTTAA
- the sufD gene encoding Fe-S cluster assembly protein SufD: MTIQVSTVSDGKATNGKLRGDRVAYLQQLLSLRPELDASGDWLQPIRDRAAARVQEMAIPSTKDEEWRFTDLSPLLQVDFQAAERSSAVNLSEIEAFILPEIPCRLVFIDGAFAPELSTQAVISESLIAGNLEAIQQSPLKDQIQTYLAQQQGAEEVFTVLNTASLRDGAIAYVPKNQLPETPIHLLFISITAEKATISHPRALVVVESGSSLTLLEQYVSLGEGTYFTNPVTEIWIAANAEVNHTRIQQDSQNAFHIGKTAVSQARDSRYACNVISYGAQLSRHHLEVYQTGEQTETTLNGLTMIGGDQVADTHSLISLTKPHGTSSQVHKCIVDDRAHAIFNGKIFVPKPAQLTNAGQLSRNLLLSPKARVDTKPQLEITADNVKCSHGATVSQLESDEVFYLQSRGIDADTARRLLTYAFAYEVIREISFPSLRESLAQFVRNHF, encoded by the coding sequence ATGACGATTCAGGTTTCTACGGTTTCAGATGGGAAGGCAACGAACGGGAAGTTGAGGGGCGATCGCGTCGCTTATCTGCAACAACTGCTGAGTTTGCGTCCAGAACTGGATGCCTCAGGGGACTGGTTACAGCCCATTCGCGATCGCGCCGCTGCCAGAGTTCAGGAGATGGCAATCCCTTCGACTAAAGATGAGGAGTGGCGTTTTACCGACCTGTCACCCCTGCTGCAAGTTGACTTTCAAGCGGCAGAGCGTTCGTCTGCGGTTAACCTGTCGGAGATTGAAGCTTTTATTCTGCCGGAGATTCCCTGCCGTCTGGTATTTATTGATGGTGCGTTTGCTCCCGAACTATCTACCCAGGCAGTTATTTCAGAGAGTTTAATTGCAGGGAATTTGGAAGCCATTCAGCAAAGTCCCCTGAAAGACCAGATTCAAACCTACCTGGCACAGCAGCAGGGAGCGGAGGAGGTGTTTACGGTCCTCAACACCGCCAGTTTGAGGGATGGGGCGATCGCCTATGTTCCCAAAAACCAGCTGCCAGAAACTCCAATTCATTTACTGTTTATTTCCATTACGGCTGAAAAGGCAACCATTTCCCATCCCCGTGCCCTGGTTGTGGTTGAATCAGGTAGCAGCCTGACTTTGCTTGAACAGTATGTTTCCCTGGGAGAAGGTACATATTTCACCAATCCAGTGACGGAAATCTGGATTGCAGCCAACGCTGAGGTGAATCACACTAGAATTCAGCAGGACAGTCAGAACGCTTTCCATATTGGCAAGACTGCCGTTTCCCAGGCACGGGATTCCCGCTACGCCTGCAACGTCATCAGCTATGGGGCGCAACTTTCCCGGCACCACCTGGAGGTTTACCAGACAGGTGAGCAAACGGAAACAACCCTGAATGGGTTGACAATGATTGGCGGCGACCAGGTGGCAGACACCCACAGCCTGATCTCCCTGACCAAACCCCACGGCACCAGTAGCCAGGTTCATAAATGCATCGTGGACGATCGCGCCCATGCCATATTCAACGGCAAAATCTTCGTGCCCAAACCTGCCCAACTGACCAACGCCGGACAGCTCAGCCGCAACCTGTTGCTTTCCCCCAAAGCCCGTGTCGATACCAAGCCCCAACTGGAAATTACGGCAGATAATGTCAAATGTTCCCACGGGGCGACAGTGAGCCAGTTGGAAAGTGACGAAGTTTTCTATTTGCAAAGTCGGGGTATCGATGCAGATACTGCTCGCAGGCTGTTGACCTATGCTTTTGCCTATGAAGTGATTCGTGAAATTTCGTTTCCATCCCTTCGAGAGTCCCTTGCCCAATTCGTGAGAAATCATTTCTAA
- the sufC gene encoding Fe-S cluster assembly ATPase SufC, which produces MINETSEVILSVRDLTAEVDGNQILKGLNLEVKAGEIHAIMGPNGSGKSTFSKVLAGHPDYTVTGGQITFLGQDLLEMEPEDRARSGIFLAFQYPIEIPGVSNLDFLRVAYNSKRKHAGLDELDAFDFDELVQQKLDVVKMKPEFLSRSVNEGFSGGEKKRNEILQMALLEPKLGILDETDSGLDIDALKIVANGVNQLTSPENAIVLITHYQRLLNYIEPDYVHVMEGGRIVTTGGKELALELEDRGYDWVLEEEAVGVKG; this is translated from the coding sequence GTGATTAACGAAACGAGTGAAGTCATTCTTTCAGTGCGGGATTTAACCGCTGAGGTTGATGGCAACCAGATTTTGAAGGGGTTAAATCTGGAAGTCAAAGCGGGGGAAATCCACGCGATTATGGGACCGAATGGTTCCGGCAAAAGTACGTTTTCAAAGGTACTGGCAGGACATCCTGACTACACCGTAACGGGAGGTCAAATTACTTTCCTGGGGCAGGATTTGCTGGAAATGGAGCCAGAAGATCGTGCCCGTTCTGGAATTTTCCTGGCGTTCCAGTATCCGATCGAAATCCCCGGTGTCAGCAACCTGGATTTTCTGCGGGTGGCATACAACTCCAAACGCAAGCACGCAGGGTTGGACGAACTGGATGCCTTTGACTTTGACGAACTGGTGCAGCAAAAGCTGGATGTCGTCAAAATGAAGCCTGAATTTCTCAGCCGCAGTGTCAACGAGGGATTTTCCGGTGGCGAGAAAAAGCGGAACGAGATTCTGCAAATGGCATTGCTGGAGCCAAAGTTAGGCATTCTGGATGAAACGGATTCTGGCCTGGATATTGATGCCCTCAAGATTGTGGCGAATGGGGTAAATCAACTGACCTCGCCAGAAAATGCCATCGTCCTGATTACCCACTACCAGCGCTTGCTGAATTACATCGAACCGGATTATGTGCATGTGATGGAAGGCGGGCGGATTGTCACCACGGGTGGTAAAGAACTGGCATTGGAACTTGAGGATCGCGGCTACGATTGGGTGCTGGAAGAAGAGGCAGTGGGAGTGAAGGGGTGA
- the sufB gene encoding Fe-S cluster assembly protein SufB, translated as MSAIVQNLVNQPYKYGFITNIESDTIPKGLNEDVIRLISAKKEEPEFMLEFRLRAYRQWLKMTEPTWQNATYPAIDYQNIIYYSAPKQREKKKSLKEVDPELLETFEKLGIPLSEQKRLTNVAVDAIFDSVSVATTFKEKLAEKGVIFCSMSEALREYPDLVQKYLGSVVPPADNYFAALNSAVFSDGSFVYIPRGVHCPMELSTYFRINNGESGQFERTLIVAEEGSYVSYLEGCTAPMYDTNQLHAAVVELVALDNAEIKYSTVQNWYAGDANGKGGIYNFVTKRGLCQGVNSKISWTQVETGSAITWKYPSCVLVGDNSVGEFYSVALTNHHQQADTGTKMVHIGKNTRSTIISKGISAGQSKNSYRGLVKIGPRAAGARNYSQCDSMLIGDNAQANTLPYIQVQNNTGKVEHEASTSKIGEDQLFYFTQRGISAEDAISIMISGFCKDVFNQLPMEFAVEADRLLSLKLEGSVG; from the coding sequence ATGAGTGCGATCGTCCAAAACCTGGTTAATCAGCCCTACAAATACGGATTTATTACTAATATTGAGTCCGACACGATTCCTAAGGGGCTGAATGAAGATGTAATCCGGCTGATTTCGGCAAAGAAAGAAGAGCCGGAATTTATGCTGGAATTTCGTCTGCGGGCTTATCGCCAGTGGCTCAAGATGACTGAACCAACCTGGCAGAATGCGACCTATCCGGCGATCGACTACCAGAACATTATTTACTACTCCGCTCCTAAACAGAGAGAGAAGAAAAAGAGCCTGAAAGAGGTTGACCCTGAGTTATTGGAAACCTTTGAAAAGCTGGGTATTCCCCTGTCTGAACAGAAACGGCTGACTAATGTGGCCGTTGATGCCATCTTTGATAGCGTCTCCGTTGCCACCACTTTTAAAGAGAAGCTGGCGGAGAAGGGCGTTATCTTCTGCTCCATGTCCGAGGCCTTAAGGGAATATCCTGACCTGGTTCAGAAATACCTCGGTAGCGTGGTGCCACCTGCTGATAACTACTTCGCGGCGCTGAATTCAGCAGTATTCAGCGATGGATCCTTTGTCTATATTCCCAGGGGCGTTCATTGCCCGATGGAGTTGTCTACCTATTTCCGAATTAATAATGGCGAATCAGGTCAGTTTGAGCGCACACTGATTGTGGCGGAAGAGGGAAGCTACGTCAGCTACCTGGAAGGCTGCACCGCCCCCATGTATGACACCAACCAGCTTCATGCGGCTGTAGTGGAACTGGTGGCACTGGATAATGCCGAAATCAAGTATTCCACAGTGCAGAACTGGTATGCCGGAGATGCCAATGGTAAGGGTGGAATCTATAACTTTGTGACCAAGCGGGGTTTGTGCCAGGGAGTGAACTCCAAAATCTCCTGGACACAGGTAGAAACAGGGTCTGCGATCACCTGGAAGTATCCCAGTTGTGTCCTGGTGGGTGATAACTCCGTGGGTGAATTTTACTCTGTTGCCCTGACCAACCACCATCAGCAGGCGGATACCGGCACCAAGATGGTTCACATTGGCAAGAACACCCGCAGCACGATTATTTCTAAGGGCATTTCTGCCGGTCAATCGAAGAATAGCTATCGTGGTCTGGTTAAGATTGGTCCCAGGGCAGCGGGCGCACGCAACTACTCCCAGTGCGACTCCATGCTGATTGGTGACAACGCCCAGGCGAATACCCTCCCCTACATCCAGGTGCAGAACAATACGGGCAAAGTAGAACATGAGGCTTCCACCTCCAAGATTGGGGAAGACCAGTTGTTTTACTTTACTCAGCGGGGCATTTCCGCAGAGGACGCGATTTCGATAATGATCAGCGGCTTCTGTAAGGATGTGTTTAACCAGTTGCCGATGGAGTTTGCCGTGGAAGCCGATCGCCTCCTCAGCCTGAAACTGGAAGGTTCTGTAGGGTAG
- a CDS encoding ferredoxin thioredoxin reductase catalytic beta subunit yields the protein MNTEATPPKASEKSLEAMRHFSETYAKRSGTYFCVDPGVTAVVIEGLARHKDELGSPLCPCRHYEDKEAEVAAAYWNCPCVPMRERKECHCMLFLTPDNDFAGDKQEITFDEIRRVTNQY from the coding sequence ATGAATACAGAAGCTACTCCCCCCAAAGCCAGTGAAAAAAGCCTCGAAGCCATGAGGCACTTTTCAGAAACCTACGCCAAACGCTCAGGCACCTACTTCTGCGTTGATCCTGGAGTCACTGCCGTTGTGATTGAAGGGCTTGCCCGTCACAAGGATGAGTTGGGTTCTCCCCTCTGCCCCTGCCGTCACTACGAAGATAAGGAAGCCGAAGTGGCGGCTGCCTACTGGAACTGCCCCTGCGTTCCCATGCGTGAGCGCAAAGAATGCCACTGTATGCTCTTCCTGACACCCGATAACGATTTCGCAGGGGATAAACAAGAAATTACCTTTGATGAAATTCGACGTGTCACAAACCAGTACTAA
- the sufR gene encoding iron-sulfur cluster biosynthesis transcriptional regulator SufR, producing the protein MLLNYIVGYFSNITVVKVDPMAAIASKICLLMYGTGSTCGERMTTTQQNSTKQDILHLLLKQGQATVQELADHLQITPQAIRRHLKDLETEGLILHQVIHEGIGRPNYVYALSREGRNQFPHRHEEFAVSLLDTLTETVGPDQVGSILRKQWERKALEYRQRLGNASLEERVKHLVEIRREEGYMAEYYPVDSSSAGATEVQDTDGTSFILTEYNCAISQIAESYPSVCGHELEMFAIALDCKVERTHWLVDGEHRCGYLIRQTD; encoded by the coding sequence TTGTTGCTTAACTACATTGTAGGGTACTTTAGCAACATTACTGTTGTCAAAGTAGATCCAATGGCTGCGATCGCCTCTAAGATCTGTCTTTTGATGTATGGCACAGGTTCTACTTGTGGAGAAAGAATGACAACCACTCAGCAGAACTCTACAAAACAAGATATCCTGCACCTCCTGTTGAAGCAGGGACAGGCCACGGTGCAGGAGCTGGCTGACCATTTGCAGATTACCCCCCAGGCGATCCGGCGACACTTAAAAGATTTAGAAACCGAAGGACTGATTCTGCATCAGGTGATCCATGAAGGGATCGGACGCCCTAATTATGTCTACGCCCTCAGTCGGGAAGGGCGAAATCAGTTTCCCCACCGCCATGAAGAGTTTGCGGTATCGCTGTTGGATACTCTGACTGAGACGGTGGGACCTGATCAGGTGGGTTCCATTTTGCGGAAGCAGTGGGAGCGGAAAGCACTGGAGTATCGGCAACGGTTAGGTAATGCTTCTCTGGAAGAACGGGTCAAACATTTAGTCGAAATTCGTCGAGAAGAAGGATACATGGCGGAGTACTACCCTGTCGATTCCAGTTCAGCAGGCGCTACTGAAGTTCAGGACACGGATGGAACTTCATTTATCCTGACGGAGTATAACTGTGCCATTTCCCAGATCGCCGAATCTTACCCCAGTGTTTGTGGGCATGAATTAGAGATGTTTGCGATCGCCCTTGACTGTAAAGTAGAACGGACTCACTGGCTGGTTGATGGCGAACACCGCTGTGGCTATTTAATTCGTCAGACCGATTGA
- a CDS encoding DUF4058 family protein codes for MPSPFPGMNPYLENPVLWREVHKLLIAELARTLNSQLDPRYRVAVEERVYQDSDGSLLVGIPDDMVVRSSPSDQSLPEEKISTTVASTPVTVTLPMPTTAREWYLEVRRVRTREVITVIEILSPANKREGEGQREYLEKRQKILGSATHLVEIDLLRSGARMPLESAYPVSDYQILVSYSNQRPKAALYPFDLHTPIPQFPLPLRSNEDPEVNEPMVDLQTLLHQVYDLNRLDMEVDYRLEPVPPLSQQNSIWAHKLLQEQGLRS; via the coding sequence ATGCCCTCCCCGTTTCCTGGCATGAATCCCTATCTGGAGAACCCCGTCCTCTGGCGGGAAGTTCATAAATTGTTGATTGCTGAGTTGGCAAGAACACTGAACAGTCAGTTGGACCCGCGCTACCGCGTTGCCGTTGAGGAGCGAGTTTATCAAGACAGCGATGGTTCCCTTCTGGTCGGAATTCCTGATGATATGGTAGTTCGAAGTAGCCCTTCTGACCAATCTTTACCCGAAGAAAAAATTTCAACCACGGTAGCTTCCACGCCAGTGACAGTTACGTTGCCAATGCCCACAACTGCACGAGAATGGTATTTAGAAGTGCGTCGAGTGCGGACACGGGAGGTGATCACGGTGATTGAGATCCTCTCGCCTGCCAATAAACGAGAAGGTGAAGGACAGAGGGAGTATTTAGAAAAACGCCAAAAGATTTTAGGGAGTGCCACTCATTTAGTCGAGATTGATCTCCTTCGGAGCGGTGCCAGAATGCCTTTGGAGAGTGCCTATCCAGTGAGTGATTATCAGATTTTGGTCAGTTACAGTAACCAGAGACCAAAAGCGGCTCTTTACCCCTTTGATCTGCATACTCCCATTCCACAGTTTCCCTTACCGCTCCGTTCCAATGAAGATCCGGAGGTGAATGAACCGATGGTCGATCTTCAAACTCTCCTACATCAAGTCTATGACCTGAATCGCCTGGACATGGAGGTTGACTACAGGCTGGAACCTGTCCCTCCCCTATCTCAGCAGAACTCAATTTGGGCACACAAACTCCTGCAAGAACAGGGATTACGCTCATAA